From Candidatus Dormiibacterota bacterium, the proteins below share one genomic window:
- the efp gene encoding elongation factor P, which yields MISSNDLRNGVTISVDGQLWTVIEFLHVKPGKGSAFVRTRLKNVKTGTTLERTFRAGEKLERATLDNRGMQMLYNDADGFHFMDQESFENVTLQRELIGDPADFLKDGMVVDVQFHDGVPIGVELPAHVEITIVETDPGFRGDTATNVTKPAKLETGATVQVPLFVESGDVIRIDTRDRRYIGRVSS from the coding sequence ATGATATCGTCGAATGATCTGCGCAACGGCGTCACCATCAGCGTGGACGGCCAGCTCTGGACCGTCATCGAGTTCCTCCACGTCAAGCCCGGGAAAGGCTCCGCCTTCGTCCGCACGCGTTTGAAGAACGTCAAGACGGGCACCACGCTCGAGCGGACGTTCCGCGCGGGCGAGAAGCTCGAGCGTGCGACGCTGGACAACCGCGGAATGCAGATGCTGTACAACGACGCCGACGGATTTCACTTCATGGACCAAGAGTCGTTCGAGAACGTCACGCTGCAGCGCGAGCTGATCGGCGATCCCGCGGATTTCCTGAAAGACGGCATGGTCGTCGACGTGCAGTTCCACGACGGCGTCCCGATCGGCGTCGAACTTCCGGCGCACGTGGAGATCACAATCGTCGAAACGGACCCGGGGTTCAGAGGCGACACGGCGACGAACGTCACGAAGCCGGCGAAGCTCGAGACCGGCGCAACCGTGCAAGTCCCGCTCTTCGTCGAAAGCGGCGACGTCATTCGCATCGATACGCGCGATCGCCGTTACATCGGCCGCGTCAGCTCCTAG
- a CDS encoding sulfite exporter TauE/SafE family protein, whose amino-acid sequence MITAVELLIAAFLASVFGSMVGLGGGFILVPVLRLFFGLGPAEAAGTALVLVVANSGSGAFTYLLQQRVHVRVGLLFAAGGLPGSIAGAVLAKHISATLFDALLALLLFTVAVDMVLRRAKHVSEREDSTRHVHTLRGMPTAAAVAVGFGVGLVSSLFGIGGGVVLVPTLLYFSDLPAHAISATSHFGIVLTSPVGLTVHAFQHDIRVRDIVPLVIGGLCGGPIGARLSLRLRSRQLLIFVAVALAVGAISLVLRHL is encoded by the coding sequence GTGATCACCGCCGTCGAGCTCCTCATCGCAGCCTTCTTGGCAAGCGTCTTCGGCTCGATGGTCGGCCTCGGTGGCGGCTTCATCCTCGTGCCGGTACTGCGCCTTTTCTTCGGTCTCGGGCCGGCCGAAGCCGCGGGAACGGCCCTCGTGCTCGTCGTCGCGAATAGCGGCAGCGGGGCGTTCACCTATCTTCTACAGCAGCGCGTGCACGTGCGCGTCGGCCTGCTCTTCGCCGCGGGCGGCTTGCCGGGAAGCATCGCCGGGGCTGTACTCGCCAAGCACATCTCCGCTACGCTCTTCGACGCTTTACTGGCACTCCTGCTCTTCACGGTCGCAGTCGACATGGTGCTGCGACGCGCCAAACACGTGTCGGAACGGGAAGACTCTACCAGACACGTGCACACGCTGCGTGGTATGCCTACGGCTGCCGCGGTCGCCGTCGGATTCGGCGTCGGCTTGGTGTCGAGTCTCTTCGGCATCGGCGGCGGCGTCGTGCTGGTGCCGACGCTGCTCTATTTCTCGGATCTGCCCGCGCATGCGATCAGCGCCACCTCACATTTCGGCATCGTTCTCACGTCGCCGGTCGGGCTCACGGTCCACGCCTTTCAGCACGACATTCGCGTCCGCGACATCGTCCCGCTCGTCATCGGCGGCCTCTGCGGCGGGCCGATCGGGGCGCGCCTCTCGCTACGCCTACGGTCGCGACAGCTTTTGATCTTCGTCGCCGTCGCTCTCGCGGTCGGCGCGATATCCCTGGTTCTGCGCCATCTGTAG
- a CDS encoding MFS transporter yields MVAVARLAPSVFSSRGFRQYFLGQSLSLLGDGLRTLAIPLFAYHLTHSALSTGASLACEIGPFSLFGLVGGSLADRLDRRKLMIACDAIRCAVMAGFAVAYAMHVLTMPMIYSGLVVISIAAAAFLSAQSSSIPYLVGKDRTTEAVAVLIGAENFSNLVMPTLGGALFAIFGPFPALIINAATYFASQLSLMRIPTLGPEQIHGLPSPRQLRADIALGFRTLLADRGMRAQAALAFGFNLFAFGGYSILIPFLKTGFAASDREIGFFLGVTAVGAVVGTLFSTVNARRWPFGRALVIAYLIDAFLFIPVVLTHDLWLAAACWAGSNVAASFEIAQIIGFRLRIAPAELVGRVMGAVRLVVLGGMLPGVLVFGWIADHRSAHLAMSIMVLGFVALAVVAFCTPAVRNEAR; encoded by the coding sequence ATGGTCGCCGTTGCGCGGCTCGCGCCGAGCGTCTTTTCCTCGCGCGGGTTCCGACAGTATTTTCTCGGACAATCGCTGAGCCTGCTCGGCGACGGCCTTCGCACGCTCGCAATTCCGCTCTTCGCGTATCACCTCACGCACTCGGCGCTCTCGACCGGCGCCTCGCTCGCATGCGAGATCGGTCCCTTCTCGCTCTTTGGGTTGGTCGGCGGATCGCTCGCTGACCGGCTCGACCGCCGAAAGCTCATGATCGCATGCGACGCTATTCGCTGTGCGGTCATGGCCGGGTTCGCCGTCGCCTACGCGATGCACGTCCTCACAATGCCGATGATCTATAGCGGGCTCGTCGTTATTTCCATTGCAGCGGCGGCGTTCCTGAGCGCGCAGTCCTCGTCGATACCGTATCTCGTCGGCAAGGATCGCACGACCGAGGCAGTCGCCGTCCTCATCGGCGCGGAGAACTTCTCGAACCTCGTCATGCCGACGCTCGGCGGGGCGCTCTTTGCGATCTTCGGCCCCTTTCCGGCGCTCATCATCAACGCCGCGACGTACTTCGCGTCGCAGCTCTCGCTGATGCGCATCCCGACGCTCGGCCCGGAGCAGATCCACGGCTTGCCCTCGCCGCGCCAGTTACGTGCGGACATTGCGCTCGGCTTTCGCACGCTCTTGGCAGATCGCGGCATGCGCGCGCAGGCTGCGCTTGCGTTCGGCTTCAATCTCTTCGCCTTCGGAGGATACTCGATCCTAATCCCGTTCCTGAAGACGGGGTTTGCGGCGAGCGACCGCGAGATCGGTTTCTTCCTCGGGGTCACCGCCGTCGGCGCCGTCGTCGGCACGCTCTTCTCGACGGTCAACGCCCGCCGCTGGCCGTTCGGCCGGGCGCTCGTCATCGCGTACCTGATCGACGCTTTCCTCTTCATTCCGGTCGTTCTAACGCACGATCTATGGCTCGCGGCCGCGTGCTGGGCCGGGTCGAACGTCGCTGCAAGCTTCGAGATCGCGCAGATCATCGGCTTCCGTCTGCGCATCGCGCCGGCGGAGCTCGTCGGCCGCGTAATGGGAGCGGTACGGCTCGTCGTTCTCGGCGGAATGTTGCCTGGCGTCCTTGTCTTCGGATGGATCGCCGATCACCGCAGCGCGCACCTTGCGATGAGCATCATGGTGCTAGGCTTCGTGGCGCTGGCCGTCGTAGCGTTCTGTACGCCCGCCGTACGAAACGAGGCCCGCTGA
- a CDS encoding cation:proton antiporter produces the protein MTDMVARYPALSVELGAVFVLIAAFASRILLNRLGIPSIVTLLGFGLIAGPSGIDFVRLDLTNPGTRALLQLAVVIVLFEATLRLDLRGVPKTTIALLAVAGPALTLAIVPRVVQAYHFSHLLASMIAAICIVTGPTVIGPLMARVRPRSSVAHLLESEGLVLDALGVIIAAVVFATYTSRPGTPLEASWQVTQRIGTGIVLGAAWGVLGRYVLTWTARWSSDISKVGVLLLGLGAYATSEWVSHESGLVAVVLCGFLLDFRVLPHERLVRAFKEDLSMLALSTVFVLLASQIRVEQLGPLVIPAMAIVGALVGIRVVTVALATFRSAFTLPERLLTMSVFPRGIVAVSLATYYATQIPAWGLRGGDRLAGILFLVVVFTIAISTPSAIAVALRLRLQMPTVVIAGITPATLESARRYKRSGHTPVLIDLDEQAVALARSHDFEAVTAIDRLQVARIVRERGAKILIVDSTARWDDFDRRSLPDLVTVLGPEG, from the coding sequence ATGACAGACATGGTCGCGCGCTACCCGGCGCTGTCCGTCGAGCTGGGAGCGGTCTTCGTTTTGATCGCGGCATTCGCTTCGCGCATCCTGTTGAACCGTCTCGGCATCCCTTCGATCGTCACTCTGCTTGGATTTGGATTGATTGCGGGCCCGAGCGGAATCGATTTCGTTCGGCTCGACCTGACGAACCCCGGAACGAGAGCCCTCCTGCAGCTTGCCGTCGTCATCGTTCTCTTCGAAGCCACGCTACGCCTCGATCTTCGAGGAGTCCCAAAGACGACGATCGCCCTGCTCGCGGTTGCCGGTCCGGCATTGACTCTCGCAATCGTGCCGAGAGTAGTCCAAGCCTACCATTTCAGCCACTTGTTGGCCTCGATGATTGCTGCTATATGTATCGTGACCGGGCCCACGGTCATCGGTCCGCTCATGGCGCGAGTGCGCCCTCGGTCATCAGTTGCACATCTGCTGGAATCGGAGGGGCTCGTCCTCGACGCCCTGGGCGTCATCATTGCCGCCGTGGTCTTTGCAACGTACACGTCGCGTCCCGGGACGCCGCTCGAGGCAAGTTGGCAGGTAACGCAGCGCATCGGAACCGGCATCGTGCTTGGCGCGGCATGGGGCGTTCTCGGTCGCTACGTTCTGACGTGGACGGCACGCTGGTCCAGCGACATCAGCAAGGTGGGAGTACTGCTGCTGGGCCTCGGTGCGTACGCCACCTCGGAGTGGGTCTCGCACGAAAGCGGCTTGGTCGCCGTCGTGCTGTGCGGCTTTCTGCTCGATTTTCGAGTCCTTCCTCACGAACGGCTCGTGCGTGCGTTCAAGGAGGACCTCTCCATGCTCGCGCTCTCGACCGTGTTCGTCCTATTAGCCTCGCAGATCCGGGTCGAGCAGTTAGGGCCGCTCGTGATCCCAGCGATGGCTATCGTCGGCGCACTCGTCGGGATTCGGGTCGTTACTGTGGCTTTAGCAACCTTCCGCAGTGCCTTTACGCTCCCCGAGCGGTTGCTCACGATGTCCGTCTTCCCTCGCGGCATCGTCGCGGTCTCGCTGGCGACCTATTACGCAACGCAGATTCCGGCATGGGGCCTACGCGGAGGCGACCGTCTGGCTGGCATCTTGTTTCTCGTCGTCGTCTTCACCATCGCGATCTCCACGCCGAGCGCCATTGCAGTCGCGTTGCGGTTGAGGCTCCAGATGCCCACCGTCGTCATTGCCGGCATTACGCCGGCAACCTTGGAAAGCGCTCGCCGGTACAAGCGCTCGGGCCATACTCCTGTCTTGATCGATCTGGACGAGCAGGCCGTAGCACTCGCACGATCCCATGACTTCGAAGCAGTCACCGCAATCGACCGGCTCCAGGTTGCCCGCATCGTTCGCGAGCGCGGCGCAAAGATATTGATCGTCGACTCGACCGCGCGCTGGGACGATTTCGACAGGCGATCCCTTCCGGATCTCGTCACGGTGTTGGGGCCGGAGGGATAA